A single region of the Gemella sp. zg-570 genome encodes:
- the mraY gene encoding phospho-N-acetylmuramoyl-pentapeptide-transferase, giving the protein MNIQFGIIILFFSFFVTVLSLPRLIKYLHKLKFGQAIREEGPKSHIKKQGTPTMGGISFIIAITLTLVLASIFNVENIKYYFILIYTTLSFAFVGYIDDILIVVKKKNNGLSPKKKLFLQILFSAIFYILIKISYVEVDYINIPFIDYKINMYFLYMIFVIFWQTGFSNAVNLTDGLDGLASSVTIITTFVFLLFSYKENNYPIFIFCLAIIGGLSGFLIFNKKPAKIFMGDTGSLALGGILAAISIILHKEIAFLFIGLVYILETISVMIQVIYFKKTGKRIFKMAPLHHHFELSGYGEVKTVYLFVIIACISSLIGYYLGVV; this is encoded by the coding sequence ATGAATATACAATTTGGTATAATAATATTATTTTTTTCATTTTTTGTAACAGTATTATCACTTCCAAGATTAATAAAATATTTGCACAAATTAAAATTTGGACAAGCTATTAGAGAAGAAGGCCCTAAAAGTCATATAAAAAAACAAGGTACGCCTACAATGGGGGGCATATCTTTTATAATAGCAATAACATTAACATTAGTTTTAGCTTCAATATTCAATGTAGAAAATATTAAATATTACTTTATTTTAATTTACACTACATTGTCATTTGCATTTGTAGGTTATATTGATGATATTCTTATTGTTGTGAAAAAAAAAAATAATGGACTATCTCCTAAAAAAAAATTATTTTTACAAATTTTATTTTCTGCAATTTTTTATATACTAATAAAAATCAGTTATGTAGAAGTTGATTATATAAATATTCCATTTATAGATTACAAGATTAATATGTATTTCTTATATATGATATTCGTTATTTTTTGGCAAACAGGATTTTCAAATGCAGTAAATTTAACTGACGGTCTTGACGGATTGGCAAGTAGTGTAACTATAATTACAACATTTGTTTTTCTACTATTTAGCTATAAAGAAAATAATTATCCAATTTTTATATTTTGTTTAGCAATAATAGGTGGCTTGTCTGGATTTTTAATTTTCAATAAAAAACCAGCAAAAATATTTATGGGGGATACTGGTTCTCTTGCACTTGGTGGTATTCTTGCAGCTATATCAATAATTTTACATAAAGAAATTGCATTTCTTTTTATAGGTTTAGTATATATATTAGAAACCATATCAGTTATGATTCAGGTTATATACTTTAAAAAAACAGGGAAAAGAATATTTAAAATGGCACCACTTCATCATCACTTTGAATTATCAGGTTATGGGGAAGTTAAAACAGTATATTTATTTGTAATAATAGCTTGTATATCTTCGCTTATAGGTTATTATTTAGGAGTAGTGTAA
- the murD gene encoding UDP-N-acetylmuramoyl-L-alanine--D-glutamate ligase codes for MNIEELEKIKNKVVLVLGFARSGYKTALVLTKLGVKVVLNASEDLSEDTEALSLEKLGVKLISGGHHLSLLDKIDLIVKNPGIPYNIEILETAKNKNIPIITEIELTSLLFNNRIIGITGTNGKTTTAKLIYEMLSLKNKKVKLAGNIGFPAIEVAYENGEDTILVTEISSFQLNGTEKFKPYISLITNLGEAHLDYHGSKENYQNIKKRIFKNQDKNDFLVLNIQDKNNYEVEKINANIIYYSSKNDKNADAYVESGWLKYKNTDIFEISKVKLPGQHNLENIINATIVAILENVSIADIQKIVYNFIGVEHRLQYIGDIDGVKYYNDSKATNPVSTLKALSGFERNVILIAGGKDRGINFQELASELHKVKLLICFGESKNILINLAKKNNIKYIEASKVDNATIIAFKKSENGDTVLLSPACASWDQYKNFEVRGQEFIDTFNKIKNKELN; via the coding sequence ATGAACATTGAAGAATTAGAAAAAATTAAAAACAAAGTAGTTTTAGTGTTGGGCTTTGCAAGAAGTGGCTATAAAACAGCTCTTGTATTAACTAAATTAGGAGTAAAGGTTGTTTTAAACGCTAGTGAAGATTTATCAGAGGATACTGAAGCACTTAGTTTAGAAAAATTAGGAGTTAAGCTTATCTCTGGAGGACACCATCTATCTTTATTAGATAAAATAGATTTAATAGTTAAAAATCCAGGAATACCTTATAATATAGAAATACTAGAAACAGCAAAAAATAAAAATATTCCAATAATAACAGAAATAGAACTAACAAGTTTACTTTTTAATAATAGAATAATAGGCATAACGGGAACTAATGGGAAAACAACAACTGCTAAACTAATTTATGAGATGTTAAGTCTAAAAAATAAAAAAGTCAAATTAGCGGGTAATATTGGATTTCCTGCCATAGAGGTAGCTTATGAAAATGGAGAAGATACAATTTTAGTTACAGAAATATCTTCTTTTCAACTTAATGGAACAGAGAAATTCAAGCCATATATAAGCCTTATTACAAATTTAGGAGAGGCACATTTAGATTATCACGGTAGTAAAGAAAATTATCAAAATATAAAAAAAAGGATATTTAAAAATCAAGATAAAAATGATTTTTTAGTTTTAAATATACAAGATAAAAATAATTATGAAGTAGAAAAGATAAATGCAAATATAATTTATTATAGCAGTAAAAATGATAAAAACGCAGATGCTTATGTTGAATCTGGCTGGTTAAAATATAAGAATACCGATATATTTGAAATATCAAAAGTAAAACTTCCAGGCCAACATAATTTAGAAAACATAATAAATGCTACTATTGTAGCTATATTAGAAAATGTATCTATTGCTGATATTCAGAAAATTGTGTATAATTTTATAGGAGTGGAGCATAGACTGCAGTATATTGGAGACATAGATGGTGTAAAATATTATAATGATTCAAAAGCAACTAATCCTGTGTCTACACTAAAAGCTCTATCAGGTTTTGAAAGAAATGTTATTTTAATTGCAGGTGGTAAAGATAGGGGAATAAATTTTCAAGAACTTGCTTCTGAATTGCATAAAGTTAAGTTGCTTATATGTTTCGGAGAAAGTAAGAATATCCTTATAAATCTTGCTAAAAAAAATAATATTAAGTATATTGAAGCTAGTAAAGTTGATAATGCTACTATCATAGCTTTTAAAAAATCTGAAAATGGAGACACAGTATTGCTTTCTCCCGCTTGTGCCTCTTGGGATCAGTATAAAAATTTTGAAGTAAGAGGTCAAGAATTTATTGATACCTTTAATAAAATAAAAAATAAAGAGTTGAATTAA
- a CDS encoding cell division protein FtsQ/DivIB — MNLKFNKNNFLYKAERKKKFISAVDKYKNKRKKETTILLSILTILSAIFIFFNSSLVKLKNINLQGNVQVEKENLLNEVGINNNVKIWEVDEDNVKDIILKKYNIVSEVNIQKEYFQTITIAIKEKKLLALEKNEDNSYSVLMSDGQIYVGKVSNSNSLPIIENFNNEEFKKNEILNNLSNLKVEVLSQISEITPDKHNKDLSIIYMRDGQKVKVTTSIFSEKLNYYFEMEKHITDKTNTTLNLVNGAYVETEKTITQKESKINNLLKNNINIKNNSTKTN; from the coding sequence ATGAATTTAAAATTTAATAAAAATAACTTTTTGTACAAGGCAGAACGTAAAAAGAAGTTTATAAGCGCTGTAGATAAATACAAAAACAAAAGAAAAAAAGAAACAACTATACTATTATCAATATTAACAATCTTATCTGCTATATTTATATTTTTCAACAGTAGCCTAGTAAAATTAAAAAACATTAATTTACAAGGTAATGTCCAGGTAGAAAAAGAAAATTTATTAAATGAAGTAGGAATAAATAATAATGTTAAAATTTGGGAAGTTGATGAAGATAATGTAAAAGATATAATATTAAAAAAATATAATATTGTATCTGAAGTTAATATTCAAAAAGAATATTTTCAAACTATAACTATTGCAATAAAAGAAAAAAAATTATTAGCTTTGGAAAAAAATGAGGATAATTCTTATAGTGTATTAATGTCTGATGGTCAAATATATGTAGGTAAGGTAAGCAACAGTAATAGTTTGCCTATTATTGAAAATTTTAACAATGAAGAATTTAAAAAGAATGAAATTTTAAATAATCTTTCAAACTTAAAGGTGGAAGTTTTATCTCAAATTTCAGAAATAACACCAGATAAACATAATAAAGATTTATCCATAATATATATGAGAGATGGTCAAAAAGTTAAGGTAACTACATCAATTTTTTCAGAGAAATTAAATTATTATTTTGAAATGGAAAAACACATAACAGATAAGACTAATACAACCTTAAATTTAGTCAATGGAGCTTATGTAGAAACTGAAAAAACTATAACTCAAAAAGAGTCAAAAATTAATAATTTATTAAAAAATAATATAAATATAAAAAATAATTCAACAAAAACTAATTAA
- the ftsA gene encoding cell division protein FtsA, with protein sequence MSNLSSQLYTALDLGSSSIKVIIADVVYEKLNILGVGIVKTNAIKRGNIVDVETAAKDIEKALDMAKSEANKDIRSLYVAVPSIHTHIKKSVAEIKFDNKHDIDGRDIEEVIEEAKVLPLPKEREVVQIIPDYYRVDDIEHITQPKGMTGHHAFEVTGNRVMTSKTHLHTIYKSIEKLRVDCNETFITSHSLGELLISDEERDYGSVIIDIGAGLTTVSYYEDNILQLSQSIELAGDDITRMISDVLNVSFKKAEEIKHNQGHSFYDLASSDIIIDLDNLEADEEPFTQKELSDYIEEIVEEIMLRAFDVLRKFGINRVKGNVVLTGGTTLMPGVLELARDMLKKMNVRIGTPKIIGANSPELSVAVGTLTSSYNIEKLFGYQSFAEVAIIKESTNTVFEDLEEIEEIGVSSVETDKNSDEYYEDEYYEEKEEASVFGKFRKKYSSFFE encoded by the coding sequence GTGTCTAACTTGAGTTCACAATTGTACACTGCACTTGATCTTGGCTCATCTAGTATAAAAGTAATAATAGCTGATGTAGTTTATGAAAAATTAAATATATTGGGTGTTGGTATTGTTAAAACTAATGCTATAAAACGAGGCAATATAGTTGATGTGGAAACAGCCGCAAAAGATATAGAAAAAGCATTAGATATGGCTAAAAGTGAAGCTAATAAAGATATTAGATCTCTTTATGTAGCAGTTCCAAGTATTCACACTCATATTAAGAAAAGTGTAGCTGAAATTAAATTTGATAATAAACACGATATTGACGGAAGAGACATAGAAGAGGTAATCGAAGAAGCAAAAGTTCTTCCTTTACCAAAAGAAAGAGAAGTAGTTCAGATAATTCCTGATTATTATAGAGTTGATGATATAGAGCATATTACCCAACCAAAAGGTATGACAGGGCATCATGCTTTTGAGGTTACTGGAAATAGAGTTATGACATCAAAAACACATTTACATACTATTTATAAAAGTATAGAAAAATTAAGAGTTGACTGTAATGAAACTTTTATAACTTCTCATTCATTGGGGGAACTTCTTATAAGTGACGAAGAAAGAGATTATGGTTCGGTTATAATTGATATTGGAGCAGGATTAACAACTGTAAGTTATTATGAAGACAATATATTACAATTATCTCAATCTATAGAACTTGCTGGAGATGATATTACTCGTATGATTTCTGATGTTTTAAATGTTTCATTTAAAAAAGCTGAAGAAATAAAACATAATCAAGGTCATAGTTTTTATGATTTAGCATCTAGTGATATAATAATAGACTTAGATAATTTAGAAGCTGACGAAGAACCCTTTACTCAAAAAGAACTATCTGATTATATAGAAGAAATAGTTGAAGAAATAATGCTTAGAGCTTTTGACGTTTTAAGAAAATTTGGTATAAATAGAGTAAAAGGAAATGTTGTATTAACTGGTGGGACAACATTAATGCCTGGTGTATTAGAATTAGCACGTGATATGTTGAAAAAAATGAATGTTAGAATTGGCACTCCAAAAATAATAGGAGCAAATTCTCCAGAATTATCAGTAGCAGTTGGAACCCTAACAAGTAGTTACAATATAGAAAAATTATTTGGATATCAAAGTTTTGCTGAGGTGGCTATAATAAAAGAAAGTACAAATACAGTATTTGAAGACTTAGAGGAAATAGAAGAAATTGGAGTATCTTCAGTTGAAACAGACAAAAATTCAGATGAATATTATGAAGATGAATATTATGAAGAAAAAGAAGAAGCAAGTGTTTTTGGAAAATTTAGAAAAAAATACAGTTCATTCTTTGAATAA
- the ftsZ gene encoding cell division protein FtsZ, with amino-acid sequence MVNSFLDSEFGQTANIKVVGVGGGGGNAVDRMVESGLQNVEFITINTDAQALRRSKADVRIQIGEKLTKGLGAGANPEIGRKAAEETKDKIEAALEGADMVFVTSGMGGGTGTGAAPIVASVAKQLGALTVGVVTRPFNFEGKKRQVQSTAGINALKGAVDTLIVIPNERLLDIVDKSTPMMQAFLEADNILRQGVQGISDLINVSGAVNLDFADVKAIMSDQGSALMGIGVASGENRAVEAAKKAISSPLLETSIVGAKGVLLNITGGPSLSLFEAQAAASIVQEASDEEVNMIFGTVINEELEQTDEIIVTVIATGFDEDKNDRDLSQRANIASTSFTSNYAKDETESEMFPRPRRTRRREL; translated from the coding sequence ATGGTAAATAGCTTTTTAGATAGCGAATTTGGGCAAACAGCCAATATTAAAGTAGTGGGTGTTGGTGGTGGCGGTGGTAACGCCGTTGACAGAATGGTTGAAAGTGGTTTGCAAAATGTAGAATTTATTACAATTAATACAGATGCACAAGCTTTAAGACGTTCAAAAGCAGATGTAAGAATTCAAATAGGAGAAAAACTTACAAAAGGGTTAGGAGCTGGAGCGAATCCTGAAATAGGACGCAAAGCAGCAGAAGAAACAAAAGATAAAATAGAAGCCGCTTTAGAAGGTGCAGATATGGTATTTGTTACTTCTGGAATGGGAGGAGGAACTGGTACTGGTGCCGCACCTATAGTTGCTAGTGTAGCCAAACAATTAGGAGCTTTGACAGTTGGTGTTGTTACACGTCCATTCAATTTTGAAGGTAAAAAACGTCAAGTACAATCAACAGCTGGGATTAATGCGCTTAAGGGAGCAGTTGATACACTTATTGTAATTCCTAACGAAAGATTACTTGATATTGTAGATAAATCTACTCCTATGATGCAGGCCTTTTTAGAAGCAGATAATATTTTACGCCAAGGTGTTCAAGGTATTTCTGATTTAATAAATGTATCGGGTGCAGTTAATTTAGACTTCGCTGATGTTAAAGCTATTATGTCAGATCAAGGGTCAGCCCTAATGGGCATTGGTGTAGCTTCTGGAGAAAACAGAGCTGTTGAAGCCGCTAAAAAAGCAATTTCGTCTCCTTTACTAGAAACTTCAATTGTAGGAGCAAAAGGAGTATTATTAAATATCACAGGTGGACCATCGTTAAGTTTATTTGAAGCACAAGCAGCTGCAAGTATAGTTCAAGAAGCTAGTGATGAAGAAGTAAACATGATTTTTGGTACAGTTATAAATGAAGAATTAGAGCAAACTGATGAAATAATTGTTACTGTAATTGCTACTGGTTTTGATGAAGATAAAAATGATAGAGATTTATCTCAAAGAGCTAACATTGCATCAACATCATTTACAAGTAATTACGCTAAAGACGAAACAGAATCAGAAATGTTTCCTCGTCCTCGTAGAACAAGAAGAAGAGAATTGTAA
- a CDS encoding helix-turn-helix domain-containing protein — protein MYSIGYRLKKLRIQKGLTQEELGERTDLSKGYISQIERDLSSPSMETFFDILQVLGCEPKDFFDKKSAEQQILYKKENQTLYEETDDYYKLNWLVPESNEKEMESLILTLSSKSSYKTFSPSESDTLCYILKGKCMLTFGEKEYVADTNETFYFTATDNHTLSNPFEDECKVLIVATNSYL, from the coding sequence ATGTATTCAATAGGCTATAGATTAAAAAAATTACGTATTCAAAAAGGATTAACTCAAGAAGAATTAGGAGAAAGAACAGATTTATCTAAGGGTTATATATCCCAAATAGAAAGAGACTTATCATCTCCATCGATGGAAACTTTTTTTGATATACTTCAAGTATTAGGTTGCGAACCAAAAGATTTTTTTGATAAAAAAAGTGCAGAACAACAAATTCTTTATAAAAAAGAAAATCAAACACTTTATGAAGAAACAGATGATTATTATAAATTGAATTGGCTGGTGCCAGAATCAAATGAAAAAGAGATGGAGTCTTTGATATTGACCTTATCAAGTAAGAGTAGTTATAAAACTTTTTCTCCATCTGAATCGGACACTTTGTGCTATATCTTAAAAGGAAAATGTATGTTGACCTTTGGTGAAAAAGAATATGTTGCAGATACCAACGAAACATTTTATTTTACGGCTACGGATAATCATACCTTATCAAATCCTTTTGAAGATGAGTGTAAAGTATTAATAGTAGCGACAAATTCATATTTATAG
- a CDS encoding ABC transporter ATP-binding protein, with translation MTNIVEFKDVSMSFGNNKVLKNIDLEIEKGKFYTLLGPSGCGKSTILKLIGGFLQPTSGQVKISGKVVNDVSANLRQVNTVFQDYALFPHMNVFENIAFGLKVKNEKKEIIEKKVKQALKLVNLSDFEKREISEMSGGQKQRVAIARAIVNKPEIILLDESLSALDLKLRQEMQYELRELQQQTGITFIYVTHDQEEALAMSDYIFVMNNGEIQQSGSPLDIYDEPVNRFVADFIGESNIVNAVMLEDYLVEIYGKEYECVDAGLPKNKRVEVVIRPEDLEITSVEKGKIKVVVDTQLFRGVHYEICCLDDQYNEWIVHSTKVAEVGKAVALDFEPEAIHIMVPGETEEEFDARLEAYEEEE, from the coding sequence ATGACAAATATTGTTGAATTTAAAGATGTATCAATGTCTTTTGGTAATAATAAAGTTTTAAAAAATATTGATTTAGAAATTGAAAAAGGAAAATTTTACACATTATTAGGCCCCAGTGGTTGTGGTAAAAGTACAATTCTAAAATTAATTGGTGGTTTCTTACAACCTACAAGTGGTCAAGTAAAAATTTCTGGAAAAGTTGTTAATGATGTTTCAGCAAATTTACGTCAAGTAAATACTGTATTTCAAGACTATGCCTTATTTCCTCACATGAATGTTTTTGAAAATATTGCTTTTGGATTAAAGGTAAAAAATGAAAAAAAAGAAATAATAGAAAAAAAAGTAAAACAAGCTTTAAAATTAGTAAACTTATCTGATTTTGAAAAACGTGAAATTTCTGAAATGAGTGGAGGGCAAAAACAACGTGTTGCTATTGCTAGAGCCATAGTAAATAAACCTGAAATAATTTTGTTAGATGAATCGTTATCAGCTTTGGATTTAAAACTTCGCCAAGAAATGCAATATGAATTACGTGAATTACAACAACAAACAGGTATAACATTTATTTATGTAACTCATGACCAAGAAGAAGCATTGGCAATGAGCGATTATATTTTTGTAATGAATAATGGAGAAATTCAACAAAGTGGTAGTCCTTTAGATATTTACGACGAACCAGTAAATAGATTTGTTGCTGATTTTATTGGCGAATCTAATATAGTAAATGCGGTAATGTTAGAAGATTATTTAGTTGAAATATACGGCAAAGAATATGAATGTGTAGATGCGGGCTTACCTAAAAATAAAAGAGTTGAAGTTGTAATCCGTCCAGAAGATTTAGAAATTACTTCAGTAGAAAAAGGAAAAATAAAAGTTGTTGTAGATACCCAACTATTTAGAGGAGTTCATTATGAAATTTGTTGCTTAGATGATCAATATAATGAGTGGATAGTTCACTCTACAAAAGTAGCAGAAGTAGGAAAAGCTGTTGCTCTTGATTTTGAACCAGAAGCAATTCATATCATGGTTCCTGGAGAAACAGAAGAAGAGTTTGATGCACGTTTAGAAGCATACGAAGAGGAGGAATAA
- a CDS encoding ABC transporter permease: protein MLVFVVFPIGLIVYYSFKDTQGNFTLLNYTEFFGKTYMWMTFYSFWYAFLVTLVCLILSYPLAFIISRSKYKEILLLLIILPTWINILLKTYAFIGLFGKHGAINSFLEFIGIGTQNLLFNSFGFIFVASYIFLPFMLLPIYNSVAGINKNFIDASYDLGADLKTTFTKIILPLSIEGVKTGIQVTFIPALSIFMITRLIAGNKIINLGTAIEEHFLVTQNVGLGSTIAVFLIIVMGVIMVLTNNKNRIGVKK from the coding sequence ATGTTGGTGTTCGTAGTTTTTCCAATAGGACTTATAGTATATTATTCTTTTAAAGATACTCAAGGGAATTTTACATTATTAAATTATACAGAATTTTTTGGTAAAACTTATATGTGGATGACTTTTTATAGTTTTTGGTATGCTTTTTTAGTAACTTTAGTTTGTTTAATACTTAGTTATCCACTTGCTTTTATAATTAGCAGAAGTAAATACAAAGAAATATTGTTATTACTAATTATCTTACCTACTTGGATAAATATACTTTTAAAAACTTATGCCTTTATAGGATTATTTGGTAAACATGGAGCGATTAATTCATTTTTAGAATTTATCGGTATTGGAACTCAAAATTTATTATTCAATTCATTTGGTTTTATTTTTGTAGCTAGTTATATATTTTTACCATTTATGTTACTGCCTATTTATAATTCTGTTGCTGGTATTAATAAAAATTTTATAGATGCTTCTTATGACTTGGGGGCAGACTTAAAAACAACATTTACAAAAATAATTTTACCACTTAGTATTGAGGGTGTAAAAACCGGTATTCAGGTAACCTTTATACCTGCACTTTCTATATTTATGATTACAAGGCTTATTGCAGGTAATAAAATTATCAATTTAGGAACAGCTATTGAAGAACATTTTTTAGTTACTCAAAATGTAGGATTAGGTTCTACAATAGCAGTATTCTTAATTATAGTAATGGGAGTAATTATGGTTTTAACAAATAATAAAAATAGGATAGGAGTAAAAAAATAA
- a CDS encoding ABC transporter permease, whose translation MKNILSKLYLILVFVILYIPIIYLAYFSFSSGKTMVVFEDFSFIHYKELIENTRMIVILINTIVIALLCGIFSAVLGTLGALGIFSLKTNKFKNSYLVGNNILIVSPDVIIGCSFLLVFTFISDKLGLESLQGFWSVLISHIAFSVPIVVLMVLPKLYEMPISMIDAAVDLGATYPQVITKVIIPYITPGILAGFFMGLTYSLDDFAVTFFVTGNGFQTLSVEIYSMARQGINLQINALSTVITLFVIIAVLIYYVISMSKLKKEVTR comes from the coding sequence ATGAAAAATATACTATCAAAATTATATTTAATACTTGTCTTTGTTATTTTATATATTCCTATTATTTATTTGGCTTATTTTTCTTTTAGTTCAGGAAAAACAATGGTTGTATTTGAAGATTTTTCTTTTATTCATTACAAAGAGTTAATAGAAAATACTAGAATGATAGTTATACTCATTAACACCATAGTTATTGCCTTACTTTGCGGTATTTTTTCAGCAGTATTAGGAACTTTAGGAGCTTTAGGAATATTTTCTTTAAAAACTAATAAATTTAAAAATTCTTATTTAGTAGGAAATAATATTTTAATAGTTAGTCCTGATGTTATTATTGGTTGTTCTTTTTTATTGGTGTTTACTTTTATATCTGACAAGTTAGGATTAGAAAGTTTACAAGGATTTTGGTCAGTTTTAATTTCTCATATTGCCTTTAGTGTTCCGATAGTAGTTTTAATGGTTTTACCAAAATTATATGAAATGCCTATTTCAATGATTGATGCCGCGGTTGATTTGGGAGCAACTTATCCACAAGTTATAACTAAGGTAATTATCCCCTATATAACCCCAGGAATTTTAGCAGGATTTTTTATGGGACTTACTTATTCATTAGATGATTTTGCTGTTACTTTTTTTGTAACTGGTAATGGATTCCAAACTTTATCTGTGGAAATTTATTCTATGGCAAGACAAGGAATTAATTTGCAGATAAATGCACTTTCAACAGTAATAACATTATTTGTTATAATTGCCGTATTAATTTACTATGTAATTAGTATGAGTAAATTAAAAAAGGAGGTAACTAGATAA
- a CDS encoding PotD/PotF family extracellular solute-binding protein yields the protein MKKLVVSAISIILLCIGLLESRTYIDSSQAGSQNTLTIFNWGEYISPDLLKKFTEETGIEVIYETFDSNEALLTKLKSGSTSYDLVVPSDYMIKKMIDFNLLQEIDKSKLTNFNKINPELLNKSFDMNNKYSIPYFWGTLGIIYNPDLLDKDQKFEKWDDLWDERLKNEVILIDGAREMLGLSLQSQGESVNETDEIKLKLAEKKLELMGANIKAINNDEKTMLMVNEDAKVAITYSGSAAQMIAENEKLVYSVPKEGSNIWFDNMVIPKVAKNVEAAHKFIDFILRPENAAKNAEFVGYATPILDAYEILGEEITSDEQFYPSEETMNHLEVYDAQSQKIVQMQNDLFLEFKININRP from the coding sequence ATGAAAAAATTAGTAGTTTCAGCCATATCAATTATTTTATTATGTATCGGATTGCTAGAAAGTAGAACTTATATAGATTCTTCACAAGCAGGAAGTCAAAACACACTCACTATTTTTAATTGGGGAGAATACATTTCTCCGGATTTGCTTAAAAAATTTACTGAAGAAACTGGTATTGAAGTAATATATGAAACTTTTGATTCTAATGAGGCTCTATTAACTAAGTTAAAATCAGGTTCAACTTCTTATGATTTAGTTGTACCCTCTGATTATATGATTAAAAAAATGATAGATTTTAATTTGTTACAAGAAATAGATAAATCTAAATTAACAAATTTTAATAAAATAAATCCAGAGTTATTAAATAAAAGTTTTGATATGAATAATAAATATTCAATTCCTTATTTTTGGGGAACTCTTGGAATAATTTATAATCCAGACTTGCTTGATAAAGACCAAAAATTTGAAAAATGGGATGACCTTTGGGACGAACGTCTTAAAAATGAAGTAATACTCATAGATGGAGCAAGGGAAATGTTAGGTTTATCTTTGCAATCGCAAGGCGAATCAGTAAATGAAACTGATGAAATAAAATTAAAGTTGGCAGAGAAAAAATTAGAGTTGATGGGGGCTAATATAAAAGCTATTAACAATGATGAAAAAACTATGTTAATGGTCAATGAAGATGCCAAAGTTGCAATTACTTATTCTGGAAGTGCTGCACAGATGATAGCAGAAAATGAAAAATTAGTTTATTCAGTTCCTAAAGAAGGAAGCAACATTTGGTTTGATAATATGGTAATTCCAAAAGTAGCAAAAAATGTAGAAGCAGCCCATAAATTTATAGATTTTATTTTAAGACCAGAAAATGCTGCTAAAAATGCTGAATTTGTTGGCTATGCTACACCTATTTTGGACGCTTATGAGATATTAGGTGAAGAAATTACTTCAGATGAGCAATTTTATCCTAGTGAAGAAACAATGAATCATTTAGAAGTATATGACGCACAAAGTCAAAAAATTGTTCAAATGCAAAATGATTTGTTTTTAGAATTTAAAATAAATATTAATAGACCTTAG